A stretch of the Arachis stenosperma cultivar V10309 chromosome 6, arast.V10309.gnm1.PFL2, whole genome shotgun sequence genome encodes the following:
- the LOC130932583 gene encoding G-type lectin S-receptor-like serine/threonine-protein kinase At4g27290, protein MTILPILLFTISFLFYHQISSANDTITQSEPLHDDGSTITSKSGTFELSFFNPGSSTNRYVGIWYKKISVRRIVWVANRDDPIKDKSGVLRISKEGNLVLLAKNQRVVWSANSTTKASKNPVAQLLDSGNLVVRDDNDDEERLLWQSFDYPCDTLLPGMKLGYDLKSGLERKLTAWKNWDDPSTGNLSWAMELTSDPELVLWKGSEKYHRSGPWVGLGFSGAPLWRGTQLVIQNMVNTTSEVYYSYTLIQGTSMITITLVNQTLNARQRIVWVQEENKWKAFQTVPGDSCDYYNTCGPFGYCISNHSPNCDCLEGFEPKSQQGWDTLDYTQGCVRSEPWSCKVKGKDGFRKISGLKLPDTTHSWVDRNMKLEDCEAKCMGNCSCTAYTTLNASGGSGCVIWYGDLFDLRVSDGGQELYVRMAHTDSKKKTIVLALSITLPIVLCALLLIFFVYYRIRKKRQEKTMPEENKEERTQEDLELPIYDLDTIVKATNNFSIDNKIGEGGYGPVYKGTLATGQEIAVKRLSGSSTQGMIEFKNEVILCAKLQHRNLVRVLGCCIEGDEKMLVYEYMSNNSLDLFLFDPTQSKLLDWSKRFDIICAVARGLLYLHQDSRLRIIHRDLKASNILLDQNMNAKISDFGMARLRRGDQDEGNTNRIVGTYGYMAPEYAIDGLFSTKSDVFSFGILLLEIISGKKNKGLTYSSNTYNLMAHAWRLWNEGNLNELIDECLRDSSSFIIPTEMFRCIHIGLLCLQRHPDDRPTITSVVKMLNNENTLPQPKEPGFLIHEVSTDRERRDTTSSVNEVSVSLLKPR, encoded by the exons ATGACAATTCTACCCATCCTTCTTTTCACTATTTCGTTCTTGTTCTACCATCAAATTTCTTCAGCAAACGATACCATAACACAATCTGAACCACTTCATGATGATGGTAGCACGATAACTTCCAAGAGTGGAACCTTTGAGCTGAGTTTCTTCAACCCAGGCAGTTCCACAAACCGTTACGTAGGAATATGGTACAAGAAGATTTCAGTTAGAAGAATTGTTTGGGTCGCAAACCGCGACGATCCAATCAAAGACAAGTCCGGCGTACTTCGCATAAGCAAAGAGGGGAATCTTGTTCTTTTAGCAAAGAATCAGAGGGTGGTTTGGTCAGCAAACTCGACGACGAAGGCGTCGAAGAATCCGGTTGCGCAGCTCTTGGACAGTGGAAATTTAGTAGTTAgagatgataatgatgatgaagagAGGTTGTTATGGCAGAGTTTTGATTATCCATGTGATACGTTGTTACCAGGAATGAAGCTTGGATATGACTTGAAAAGTGGTCTGGAAAGGAAGCTTACCGCTTGGAAGAACTGGGACGATCCATCCACTGGGAACCTTTCTTGGGCCATGGAGCTTACTAGCGACCCTGAATTG GTGCTGTGGAAAGGGTCAGAGAAGTACCACAGGAGTGGACCTTGGGTGGGGCTTGGATTCAGTGGAGCACCCTTATGGAGAGGCACTCAACTCGTTATTCAAAACATGGTCAACACCACAAGTGAGGTCTACTACTCATACACTCTCATACAAGGCACTTCCATGATTACAATCACTCTTGTAAACCAAACCCTAAACGCTCGTCAACGAATCGTATGGGTTCAAGAAGAAAACAAATGGAAGGCCTTCCAAACAGTGCCCGGAGATTCTTGCGATTATTACAATACTTGCGGCCCATTCGGGTATTGCATTTCGAATCACTCACCGAATTGTGACTGTTTGGAAGGATTTGAACCCAAATCGCAACAGGGTTGGGATACACTCGATTACACACAGGGTTGCGTGCGGAGTGAGCCGTGGAGTTGTAAGGTGAAAGGTAAAGATGGGTTTCGGAAGATTTCTGGGTTGAAATTGCCGGATACTACGCATTCTTGGGTTGATAGAAATATGAAGCTTGAGGATTGTGAAGCCAAATGCATGGGGAATTGCTCTTGTACGGCTTATACGACGTTAAATGCGAGTGGTGGTAGTGGCTGTGTTATTTGGTATGGTGATCTTTTTGATCTCAGAGTTTCTGACGGAGGACAGGAATTGTATGTGAGAATGGCTCATACAG ATTCCAAAAAGAAGACTATCGTCTTAGCACTTTCTATCACACTTCCAATAGTACTCTGTGCGCTACTTCTAATCTTCTTCGTTTATTATAGAATCCGAAAAAAACGTCAAG AGAAAACCATGccagaagaaaataaagaggaAAGAACACAAGAAGATTTAGAGCTTCCTATCTACGACCTCGATACAATAGTGAAGGCCACTAATAACTTCTCAATCGACAATAAAATTGGAGAAGGAGGATATGGGCCAGTATACAAg GGTACACTTGCAACTGGACAAGAAATTGCAGTTAAACGACTTTCAGGAAGTTCTACACAAGGAATGATTGAATTTAAGAATGAAGTAATACTGTGTGCTAAACTTCAACATCGGAATCTTGTCAGGGTTCTTGGATGTTGCATCGAAGGAGATGAGAAAATGCTAGTTTATGAATACATGTCTAACAATAGTCTAGACTTGTTTCTTTTTG ATCCAACTCAAAGCAAACTTTTGGATTGGAGCAAGCGCTTTGACATCATTTGCGCAGTTGCTCGAGGGCTTCTCTACCTTCATCAAGATTCCAGATTAAGAATTATACACAGAGATCTTAAAGCAAGTAATATTTTATTAGACCagaatatgaatgcaaagatttCAGACTTTGGCATGGCAAGATTGCGCAGAGGAGATCAAGATGAAGGGAATACGAATAGAATTGTTGGAACATA TGGTTATATGGCTCCAGAATATGCTATTGACGGCTTATTCTCTACAAAATCGGATGTATTTAGCTTTGGTATACTACTGCTAGAGATTATAAgtggaaagaaaaataaaggactTACCTATTCTAGCAATACTTATAATCTCATGGCACAT GCATGGCGGTTGTGGAATGAAGGCAACTTAAACGAATTGATTGATGAATGTTTAAGGGATTCATCATCATTTATTATTCCAACAGAAATGTTTCGTTGCATTCATATTGGTCTTTTATGTTTGCAACGGCATCCGGATGATAGACCAACAATTACATCGGTTGTTAAGATGTTGAACAATGAGAACACACTGCCACAACCAAAGGAACCTGGTTTCTTGATACATGAAGTATCTACCGATCGTGAAAGAAGGGATACTACTTCTTCCGTAAATGAAGTATCTGTCTCATTGTTGAAACCTAGATGA
- the LOC130934469 gene encoding uncharacterized protein LOC130934469, with the protein MSPYQLVYDKACYLLVELEHKAYWAAKFLNFDAKVAGEKMLLQLNELDEFKHFAYENVKLYKERAKKWHDRKIASRVFEPRQKVLLFNSRLKLFLGKLKSRWSGPFLATGVSPYGHVELQDRNLDSKFIVNGQRVKHYLGDEIDHQRSTHLLTWQM; encoded by the coding sequence ATGTCTCCATACCAGTTAGTCTATGATAAGGCTTGTTATTTGCTAGTGGAGTTGGAGCACAAAGCATATTGGGCAGCAAAGTTCTTGAATTTCGATGCCAAGGTTGCAGGAGAGAAAATgctactccagctaaatgagcttgATGAGTTCAAACACTTTGCCTATGAGAATGTCAAGCTCTACAAGGAAAGGGCCAAAAAGTGGCATGATAGAAAGATAGCTTCAAGAGTATTTGAGCCTAGACAGAAGGTTTTGCTATTCAATTCTCGGCTCAAGCTCTTTCTTGGGAAGCTTAAGTCTAGATGGTCTGGACCCTTTCTGGCCACTGGAGTGTCACCCTATGGTCATGTGGAACTTCAAGATAGGAATTTAGACAGCAAATTCATAGTCAATGGCCAGCGAGTAAAACATTATCTTGGAGATGAGATTGATCATCAGAGATCCACTCATTTGCTGACATGGCAGATGTGA